In a single window of the Centropristis striata isolate RG_2023a ecotype Rhode Island chromosome 18, C.striata_1.0, whole genome shotgun sequence genome:
- the LOC131990813 gene encoding adenosine 5'-monophosphoramidase HINT3-like isoform X2: MSSTFYTHSQTDTEILLSDDELLCIRDVKPGATHHYLVITRTHIENCKSLQLDDVPLVERMKEMGRSILEKNRVSNLDDVRIGFHIPPFSSVPHLHLHAMAPASTMPFKSQLHYGAQSHWFITIDKVLSQLKTRGKVK, translated from the exons ATGAGCTCAACCTTTTACA CACACAGCCAGACTGACACAGAGATCCTGCTGAGC gaCGATGAGCTGCTCTGTATTCGTGACGTGAAGCCTGGCGCCACACATCATTACCTTGTTATTACCAGGACGCATATCGAGAACTGCAAAAGTCTCCAGTTGGACGACGTACCTCTAG TGGAGCGGATGAAAGAGATGGGAAGAAGTATACTAGAGAAGAATAGAGTCAGCAACCTGGATGATGTCAG GATCGGGTTTCATATTCCTCCATTCTCATCTGttccccacctccacctccacgcTATGGCTCCAGCCAGCACCATGCCATTTAAGTCACAGCTTCACTACGGAGCCCAGTCTCACTGGTTCATCACA atTGACAAAGTGCTTTCTCAGTTGAAGACTCGCGGCAAAGTCAAATGA
- the LOC131990813 gene encoding adenosine 5'-monophosphoramidase HINT3-like isoform X1 gives MGTSLNEDCPFCLIAHSQTDTEILLSDDELLCIRDVKPGATHHYLVITRTHIENCKSLQLDDVPLVERMKEMGRSILEKNRVSNLDDVRIGFHIPPFSSVPHLHLHAMAPASTMPFKSQLHYGAQSHWFITIDKVLSQLKTRGKVK, from the exons ATGGGGACTTCTTTGAACGAAGACTGTCCTTTCTGTCTAATAGCACACAGCCAGACTGACACAGAGATCCTGCTGAGC gaCGATGAGCTGCTCTGTATTCGTGACGTGAAGCCTGGCGCCACACATCATTACCTTGTTATTACCAGGACGCATATCGAGAACTGCAAAAGTCTCCAGTTGGACGACGTACCTCTAG TGGAGCGGATGAAAGAGATGGGAAGAAGTATACTAGAGAAGAATAGAGTCAGCAACCTGGATGATGTCAG GATCGGGTTTCATATTCCTCCATTCTCATCTGttccccacctccacctccacgcTATGGCTCCAGCCAGCACCATGCCATTTAAGTCACAGCTTCACTACGGAGCCCAGTCTCACTGGTTCATCACA atTGACAAAGTGCTTTCTCAGTTGAAGACTCGCGGCAAAGTCAAATGA
- the LOC131990811 gene encoding adenosine 5'-monophosphoramidase HINT3-like isoform X1: MAEKDSDFSTEIVETCIFCLIANDQDKETEVVKKNKEMVCFKDIDPAAPHHYLVVPIKHIDSCLSLHGGHVGLVKRMAEMGKAVLKEQGITDMNDIRLGFHRPPYTSIDHLHLHVLAPTSQIYSYLQYKFLPQSYRFVTEESFRKSLKNKASPVKEKNQNGQHGCNIVCLPCYDPLL, from the exons ATGGCAGAAAAGGATTCAGATTTTAGTACAGAAATTGTAGAAACGTGTATTTTCTGTTTGATAGCCAACGACCAAGACAAAGAAACGGAAGTCGTTAAAAAG AACAAGGAGATGGTGTGTTTTAAAGACATTGACCCTGCTGCTCCACACCATTACCTGGTAGTACCCATAAAACACATAGACAGCTGCTTGTCACTGCATGGGGGACACGTCGGACTCG TTAAAAGGATGGCTGAAATGGGGAAAGCTGTTCTAAAGGAACAAGGGATCACTGATATGAACGACATAAG GCTGGGCTTCCACAGACCTCCCTACACTTCAATTgatcacctccacctccacgtGCTCGCCCCCACCAGCCAAATCTACAGCTACCTCCAGTACAAGTTCCTTCCACAGAGCTACAGGTTTGTTACT GAAGAAAGTTTCCGGAAGAGTCTAAAGAATAAAGCTTCACCGGTCAAGGAGAAAAACCAGAATGGGCAACATGGATGCAATATTGTTTGTCTTCCATGTTATGACCCTCTGCTGTGA
- the LOC131990811 gene encoding adenosine 5'-monophosphoramidase HINT3-like isoform X2, protein MAEKDSDFSTEIVETCIFCLIANDQDKETEVVKKNKEMVCFKDIDPAAPHHYLVVPIKHIDSCLSLHGGHVGLVKRMAEMGKAVLKEQGITDMNDIRLGFHRPPYTSIDHLHLHVLAPTSQIYSYLQYKFLPQSYRKKVSGRV, encoded by the exons ATGGCAGAAAAGGATTCAGATTTTAGTACAGAAATTGTAGAAACGTGTATTTTCTGTTTGATAGCCAACGACCAAGACAAAGAAACGGAAGTCGTTAAAAAG AACAAGGAGATGGTGTGTTTTAAAGACATTGACCCTGCTGCTCCACACCATTACCTGGTAGTACCCATAAAACACATAGACAGCTGCTTGTCACTGCATGGGGGACACGTCGGACTCG TTAAAAGGATGGCTGAAATGGGGAAAGCTGTTCTAAAGGAACAAGGGATCACTGATATGAACGACATAAG GCTGGGCTTCCACAGACCTCCCTACACTTCAATTgatcacctccacctccacgtGCTCGCCCCCACCAGCCAAATCTACAGCTACCTCCAGTACAAGTTCCTTCCACAGAGCTACAG GAAGAAAGTTTCCGGAAGAGTCTAA
- the LOC131990811 gene encoding adenosine 5'-monophosphoramidase HINT3-like isoform X3, producing the protein MAEKDSDFSTEIVETCIFCLIANDQDKETEVVKKNKEMVCFKDIDPAAPHHYLVVPIKHIDSCLSLHGGHVGLVKRMAEMGKAVLKEQGITDMNDIRLGFHRPPYTSIDHLHLHVLAPTSQIYSYLQYKFLPQSYRFVTFFSL; encoded by the exons ATGGCAGAAAAGGATTCAGATTTTAGTACAGAAATTGTAGAAACGTGTATTTTCTGTTTGATAGCCAACGACCAAGACAAAGAAACGGAAGTCGTTAAAAAG AACAAGGAGATGGTGTGTTTTAAAGACATTGACCCTGCTGCTCCACACCATTACCTGGTAGTACCCATAAAACACATAGACAGCTGCTTGTCACTGCATGGGGGACACGTCGGACTCG TTAAAAGGATGGCTGAAATGGGGAAAGCTGTTCTAAAGGAACAAGGGATCACTGATATGAACGACATAAG GCTGGGCTTCCACAGACCTCCCTACACTTCAATTgatcacctccacctccacgtGCTCGCCCCCACCAGCCAAATCTACAGCTACCTCCAGTACAAGTTCCTTCCACAGAGCTACAGGTTTGTTACT TTTTTCTCTCTGTAG